The nucleotide sequence AGAAGTATAAAGTGACGATCGGGCCGTTTGTGCCGCCGATCGTGTTGGCGATTGCGAATAATGAAGAAGTGGTGGATAAGTATGATTTGTCGTCGATGAGGACGGTGATGTCAGGTGCGGCACCGTTGGGGAAAGAGCTTGAAGATATGGTTAGGAGGAAGTTTACGAATGCGAAACTTGGACAGGTATGTGTTCGAAAGTactagaaacaaaaaaaaaaggtaaaattAGTACCGGTATTTATCAGTGTTTTACCTGTAAATAACAGTTGAAAAGCAAAGAAAATAAATCGGTACAATATATAGAAGTCTATAAATATGAATAATTCTATTTGTATATAGGAATCTTGGATATTCTTTAAAATGATAAAATGGATTGGTAGCTAGGATCTATGttctttttttagtttatttttatcttatttgtattaaatatatatatggtATAATATATCATGTGCTATGTTAGAATAGTTGATAATAAAGAATTAAAATTATAAATGATgtacagttttataaaaataaaagacaaaaCATAGATGAGTGAAATAAGAAAAAGTTTTGAGGAAATTATATAATATATggtggaattataaaaataaaagacaGAACATAGATGAGTGaaataataaaaagttttgaGGAAATTATAACATATGGTGCAATAGTTACCTATTTTGGTAGGTATGGATTATTACTTTATTTATTACGTATACTTTATTTATTACGTATGGATTATTGTAGATACAATTTGTATACATAAAATGTCAGGGTGCTTAGGGTATTTTTCAAATAGTTGTGGTCGTTTGTCATTTTCTCAAATAGAGGGGATATGGCTTGAACtgtataaataaaatttgttgatatttcaaaaaaaaaaaaaaaaaaaaaaaggatatGGCTTGAATATATGGCTTGAGGATATATTTATACTTTCAAAATGGTATAATTTTGTGGGTCCTTTATGAACACTGAAGAGTCAAGTACATTAAATGGAATGGTAGTTATATCTGTGACGAGTAATTAGGATACTTGGGTATGAACAAAGCAAGTTTGTTCTAAAAAAATGTGTAGTTTAGGGTGAGCGGGACACCAGCGGGGAGTGGCCGAGGTGACCCTATTCCCccagcgggaacaccgccgccatccctgcGGTGACCCAAATCGGGGAGGTGGGTCGGGGTGAATTCACCGAAGAAGGAAGGGGGAGAGTGTGGGGCCACCATCTTTTCAAACCAATcaaattattttcttttttttttttttaataaaagaacaagtcacctaataggggagtgccgccatcaaattggggtgtgaggggagtttaagaggggagttgacgtggcataacctgcttgggtgtgcgtaagagaggggactcccctcttagggtaGTGCCCCGCTCACCCTTAGTAGTAAATTTAGAAAGAGTATGATTTGTTGTtctaaaaaatgtttttttttgggTATGAGCTAAGTATGAGGGGTTATTCCGGTACAAATCATATTTATCTTAAAAACTGTAACAATATGACACTTCTTTAATATTCTTACAGTTTATATACGAAATgttaggcctgtaaatgaaccgaacgttcatgaactgttcatgaacttgttcggcgggaagttcgtttatgttcgtttatttaataaacgaacgaacacgaacaaaaaaatgtgttcgtttaattaaatgaacgaacatgaacacaccttatgttcgttcatttatgttcgtgaacgttcgtttattTACGTTCATTTAGattttaataaatacataaatagttatatttatataaataaatattaggtttttcaactagttatataaatataactaattagtataTCAATGAACCGTTATTTAGATGTATTTTCGGATGAAatgtaatatattagacttgtttcttcaatcatattaatttatgtttattcaaatatgttcagttaattttttttatgttcgtgaactgttcgtttaggctttaaacaaacgaacataaacgaacacgaacatgcgcgagttcttaatgaacgaacacgaacaaaaaaatgtgttcgattatatgttcgtgttcgtgttcgtgttcgattgaagttaaatgaatgaacacgaacatgcctatgttcgtgttcgttcggttcgtttacaggcctacgaaatgtggtttgtatttgCTTCTAGTCCCTAAGTATGATATTAGTTTTAAAGCTTTTTTTACAAGTTTAGGATAGATATGAATTTGGTGATGCTCGTCAAAATTGTATGAACTCGTGTGTTTACCTGCATCAAAATAGTATTATATAatctttattattattgttaatataaGTTGGAGTTGGTAATAATTATAACTACATAATTATTAGAAGTGTAGTTaactatttgatattttaattGATTTTTAATATGGATTTAAGATCGAATTTTGGGTAATAGGCAATACGTTAGTGGGTAAGATTTCACcacataatattaaaaaaaaaagggtGAATAGTGTTTATAAGGGTGACATGTTTTCCACGTATTTACAGATGaatagtaacattttctctctgtTCTACTCACAACAATCACACACAACCATTCCATATAATATACGGAATACACTCAAAAAAATATACGGAATTCAATATGAATACTGTTATATAAATGGTCAGTATAGTTGTCCGGCGGCTTGAAGTTAAAATCTAACGTCATGCTTAGGCTAGACGGTATGGTCCCGTCCTCCATCCCGGCGCCGGCGTCACCCcatccctccccccccccccggtcTTCATCCCGTCCCCGTCCTCTCCGTCGTTTTCTCGACGTCCAGGACGATCCAAAACAGGTGGGCCCcccttttttgtttgtttgttaatgaGATTTGTACATTAGGCTTTAATACTTGTACATAGTTttgtggggtaggatcatctagcaccatcctcccataccctctagtttaatgggatggaccatccttgggggACTATGATgtgacgcctacgtggcggatcatcctcccttggaggaccatcaccataccctctagccttaaCCTTTATGGTTAGAGTCCATAATATTAAACATTGGCCGCCTGACCTTTTATTCTTCATACCATAAATATCATCTATTTTGATATAGATTTATTCGTTTTCATACTTTAAATTGTCGTTCTTAAACATTTTGATTCTAGAAATTATCAAAAACATTTATCATGTTTACATAATTTTTGCATTGTCAACCAGTCAACCTAACGGTTACATCAAATTATTTGGTTCGAAATAATGAAGGCAGATAATCATGTTAGTGCCAAACATAaaggaaaaaataaaataaaagatagGTTTATCACATGTATAACTCGTTGTTAATTAATGTTTTGATATTTAATTTAAAATTATACTCAAAGGCGATATAATTCTTGGCCACGTGAAATTCcagaaaataataatataaaataatttgtttttttttcggCTGCCACAATAATATAATAATTGAAGTAGTTGAATAATGAAATACATGAGGTAGGTAGTAGTGATGAGGTTGACATGAATGATCATGACAGGGTTACGGTATGACAGAGGCTGGACCGGTGCTAGCAATGTGTTTAGCCTTTGCTAAGGAGCCCTATGAGATCAAGTCCGGAGCATGTGGCACTGTGGTGCGCAACGCCGAGATGAAGATCGTTGACCCCGAGACAGGTTTGTCGCTCCCTAGGAACCAACGAGGAGAGATTTGTATTCGTGGCGATCAAATCATGAAAGGTATTTTACTtgtgtttattaatttttttatatttttttttctatatgCTGACGATATTTTATTAATTGATTGATTGTTACATCTTGAAAAATATCAactgatttttagaaaaatctttatAGGTTATCTTAATGACCCGGAATCGACAAAGACAACAATAGACTCAGATGGGTGGCTACACACAGGTGATATAGGGTTGATTGACGACGATGATGAGCTCTTCATAGTGGATCGACTCAAGGAGTTGATTAAATACAAAGGATTTCAAGTAGCACCTGCTGAGCTTGAAGCGTTATTACTAACTCATCCTCAAATTTCGGATGTTGCAGTAGTCCCGTAAGTCCACGACACTCGAATATATTAATAGTAGGTTAAAAACATGTGTATTGCACTTGTTGAATAAAAAATATTAAGTAATTAGTAATGAAGATTTCAGAATTATTACACGATATTCTAAGAtagaatttatttaaaaaaaatgagtgAGAGAACAACAAAGGGTAGAATTATTTATTAGGTATAAACTATTTTTAATAAAACGGCAACTAAGATAGAAATAAAAGTAAGGTGTTATTAAATCAAATAACACTACAACAACATAGTTAGGTTAGTACTTCATTTTTgtgattatatatttttatatataaagtataaataTAAACTTTTCCAACTCGTAGAGTGATAAGTTATGACGTTACACTAGTTTATAATTATAATGAAGTGATAACTTGTGTGGTTGTCAGAGCATTCACAATAAAAACCTTAAAAATATGTGAAAGAGTTTAGTTATATTATAAAGAATAGTTGTAAGTGTTTTTGAgtgaggagagagaaaatatataTGTGTAAATATATGGGAAAAAATCTGGAAAGAGAAAACAttataaattttttaatatttttagaaatGGTTGTGAATGAAGGAGATAGAAAAGATAATGATAcaagtataaaaaatattatttaattgaaaaaagagagaaaaaatagttgtttttagtgaaaatatatggATATGGATAAGAAATTAATTCCGAATGCTCTCAGTTAATGCCTTTTGgtaggaaaaaaaaaacttaataataataataataataatcaaaaggtTATACATATTAAAATTATTACTAGttaaaacacaaatttaaaattaataCATATGAATGATACTACTAAAAGTCAAATACATTTCCCAAAATAAAAACTAGTTTAGTTATGCTTGATCGGATCTGCACCAACTTCGGATCCGCACATGTTGGTTGTTGCAAGTTGGCACTAACATTAAAGAGAATCTATAATTGCAAAAGATCGAAAATATCCCCTTATGCCCCACCAACTATCTAAACTATTCAAGAAATCCCCATTAAATGTGACCTCTAACAAATTTGGTACATCTACTTATACCAACAGTTACACCACCACAAATGGTACCATGGTAGAAAGAATCATGTGATAGGTAATAAAATTACTTCATATGCAATAAATTACACTCTGGTATACACCATATCTGAGATCCAAATCTAATTGtttgtatttgatgtatttttaCGGCTTGACTCGTAATCAATTGCAAACGTGAACACAATATCTAATTCGATGTAGTTGTGTAGACTTTTATATAGGCGATTGCATCTTAGAGCATGACGTTGACCTCTTAATTTAACATTAAAAAGCTTGAATTGAGTGTTGCGTGTATGTTTATTTCAGTATGGTAAACGAAGCAGCTGGAGAGGTTCCGGTTGCTTTTGTGGTGAAAACTAAAGACTCAAGTGTGACAGAGGACGATATCAAGCAATTCGTACACAAACAGGTAACGAATTTTCACATAAAACTTGAACAATGCCCCTGAAAgaataaattttaaaaagaatATTAGATATATAGAGGACTTTCCAATATACAACAAATTCTAGGTAAAAAAAAGTTGTATAAACACTTGGAGCTATTGCTATAACTATGACATAAAAAGCGGTTACGTAACCTTGTAATGATTTCTTTTTTCTATTCAACTGGATCTGTCGAGTAATACGTACAAGTAATTATGTTGTTCTGTCGCACATGCTACATATCAACTTATATTTTACCAAGATTTTGTATTATTACATTGTAGGTGGTATTCTATAAGAGAATAAATCGTGTGTTCTTTATCGACACGATTCCAAAATCACCAGCAGGGAAAATTCTTCGCAAAGAGTTGAGAGCGAAGCTTGCAGCTGGTGTCCCAAATTAAATTTCTCTACGTAGATCATCATAAGAGTTCAATTGCTAAAGATTGTGTTTTTTGCTGTTGGTGAGTCAAAATCAGAATGTTGTTTGTATGCTAACTCTTTTTTGAAGATATTGTTTCTAAAAAAGACAATATTTAGTTATTTACTTAAAATTTTGTATCCCTAAGAAGCTTTAAATAAATATTAATTGATGCTAGGGTGGGCCGGCCGGCCGGTTCGGTAGATGGTAACATGCCAAATGCAAATTTATGTTCGTGACTTATCTAGGATACAATTTTTTAAAACACCGgaaactaaaaataataataaaaagaatcCTAGTAGAAGTGAAAGGGCAATAAAAGCTTGGATATGATATCATATTGATATTTTAGTATTTTGCATATTTACTTTTGTCTCATCTATGTTGTATAAGTATACTAAACAACAAAATGTGctatattaaattatatattatatagtattatattataatattaaagaataTATAACATACAAACTGAATAATAAATCTCAACTCGAATTAGATGGTTCGACAAGCATCGGTCATAGACCTACTCCCATCTCCACAAGTGGCAGATTTTAATAAAGAAGAGTCGAAATATACATTTTTGTTTTGGTGGAGCAAAGAAGAAGGTGTATTCAGTCTATTCTTTTGGTGAGGTGTTAGGGTTATTTGGAAGGCGAAGAACAATTGGATATTTAATAAGGTGCCAATCAAGATAGACAAGATCGTAGGTGACATCAAAACGTTTAGCTTTTATGGATCAAGAATAGATCTAAGCTTGTGTC is from Helianthus annuus cultivar XRQ/B chromosome 9, HanXRQr2.0-SUNRISE, whole genome shotgun sequence and encodes:
- the LOC110880015 gene encoding 4-coumarate--CoA ligase 2; its protein translation is MAPEKEIIFRSKLPDIYIPKHLPLHSYCFENISTFNNRPCLIDGATGVVHTYADVELTSRKVASAFHQHGINKGDVIMILLPNSPEFVYSFFGASYLGAVSTMANPFFTSAEIIKQAKASNAKIIVTQASHVPKIKEYAAENSIKIVCIDSAPEGCLHFTELVSGDETKLPEVEISSDDVVALPYSSGTTGLPKGVMLTHKGLVTSVAQQVDGENPNLWIHSEDVLMCVLPLFHIYSLNSILLCGLRAGAAILIMQKFDIVPFLELIEKYKVTIGPFVPPIVLAIANNEEVVDKYDLSSMRTVMSGAAPLGKELEDMVRRKFTNAKLGQGYGMTEAGPVLAMCLAFAKEPYEIKSGACGTVVRNAEMKIVDPETGLSLPRNQRGEICIRGDQIMKGYLNDPESTKTTIDSDGWLHTGDIGLIDDDDELFIVDRLKELIKYKGFQVAPAELEALLLTHPQISDVAVVPMVNEAAGEVPVAFVVKTKDSSVTEDDIKQFVHKQVVFYKRINRVFFIDTIPKSPAGKILRKELRAKLAAGVPN